The following nucleotide sequence is from Mesorhizobium sp. J8.
GCAGATGCTCGTCGACGGTCAGGCTTGGCCAGACGCGGCGTCCTTGCGGGACATAGCCGATGCCGAGGCGATGGATCTCGTGTGGTTCGAGCGCGGTGATCTCGCGGCCGTCGAAGCGGATCGAGCCTGAGCGCGCGCGCTTTAATCCGACGATGGTGTTGCACAACGTCGATTTGCCCATGCCGTTGCGGCCGACCACGGAGAGCACGCCGCTCTCCAGCGTCAGCGAAATCCCCTGCAGCGCATGGCTCTCGCCATAGAAGACCTGCAGGTCCTCTATCTTCAGCACCGCCCTAGGGCTTTTGCCGGCGGAGCGTTCAGCCATGCTTGCCTCCGAGATAGATCTGCTGGACCTCCGGATCGGCCTCGATTTCCTGCGGCGTGCCTTCCTTGAACAGATGCCCGTTATGCATCATCGACACATAGTCCGCCACGCGCAGTGCGACATCGAGATCGTGTTCGATGATGATAAAGCCGATATGCTTCGGCAGCGCGTTGAGGATGGCGATGAGATCGCGCCGCTCGGTCGGCGAAAGACCCGCCGCCGGCTCGTCGAACAGGATGAAGCGCGGCGCGCCGGCGAGCGCCAGCGCGATTTCCAGCTGGCGCTGCTGGCCGTGGCTCAGCGTCGCCACCAGCGCGTCGCGATGAGCTTCGAGATGGACCGCCTCGAGGATCGATCGCGCCTGCACCATGTTGACGTCGTCGGCGGCCGGCCGCAGCAGCGAAAAGCGCCGGCGCGAGACACCCCGGCAGGCGAGAAAGATGGAGTCGAGGACCGACAAGCCCTTGAACAGTTGCGAGATCTGATAGGTGCGGCGCAGGCCGCGCCGGATGCGCTCATGCGGCGGCAGGTCGGTGATGTCCTCCCCGAAGAAGCGGATGCGTCCGGCGGTCGGCAGGAAGTCGCCGGTCACGGCGTTGAACAGCGTGGTCTTGCCTGCGCCGTTGGAGCCGAGGACCGCGCGCCGTTCGCCGGCCGCGATCCTCATGTCGATGCCCGAGAGCGCCACCAGCGCCCCGAAATGCCGCGCCACGCCATCGAGCTCCAGCGCGTAGGCGCCGGAGCTCTGCAGACGGTTCGCGGCCAGGTTTTCGGTCACTGACGATGCTCTTGGCGCGTGCGATTACGGGCAGCTTGGATTGTCGCGGTTGACCGCGCCGAGCTTCATGAACTCGTCCTCCGGAATGCCGAGCGTCTGGTTGACCTGCGGCACGACCTTGACCAGCTTGTTCAGAAGGTTGCCGTCCGAACCTTCGGTGACCTCGGTCAGGAAGATGTCGGCGATCGCGTTGCGGTTCTTGTCGAGCGACACCTTTCCGGTCGGCGTGTCGAAGGACAGTTTCGACAAGGCCTCGCGCAGTTTCTTGCCGCCGTCGGAAACGTCGCCTCCGACCTGATCGAGCGCCAGCAGCGTCGCCTTCATGTTCACATAATAGCCGTGGGCGAAGAGCGACGGCGAGGGGAAGGCGCCCGGCTGCTTGGCATAGGCCGCGACGAACGACTTCCAGGCCGGCGCGTCATTGGTGTCGGCGGTCGGGCCCGCCGAGGGCGTGCCCTTCAGCACGTCGCGCAGCTTGCCTTTCGAGGTCAGCACGGTCTGGTCGACGGTGATCGAGCCGCCGATCAGCGGAGCCGTGCCGCCGGCCTGCTGGTATTGGGTCAGGAAGTTGACGGCATCGGCGCCGCCGAGCGCCACATAGATGGCGTCGACATCCTCGGGGATCGCCGCGATGACGGAGGAGAAGTCCTTGTTGCCGATCGGCACCCAGGATTTCGACGGTACGTGCCCGCCGGCCTTGCAGAACTCGGCCATGAAGCCGAAGACCTGCGTGTAGGGGAAGGAGTAATCCTCGGCGACGGTGGCGACCTTCTTGTAGCCCTTGTCGTTGAAGGCATAGGTGCCGAGGCCGGCCATCCACTGCGCCCCGTCGGTGGAGAAGCGGAAGAAGTTCTCGGCCGGATTGCGCAGCGTCGTGTCCTGCGCGGCCGAGGTGCCGTTGATGAACGTCACGTCGGGCTTGGTCTTGGCATAGTCCTTGACGGCGAGGCCCTCGTCGCCCGAAAGCGGGCCGACCAGCACCTTCACGCCGTCCTGCTCGACCAGCTTGCGCGCCGCGCGCACGGCGCTGTCGGGCGAGGCGTCGGAGGAG
It contains:
- a CDS encoding ABC transporter ATP-binding protein codes for the protein MTENLAANRLQSSGAYALELDGVARHFGALVALSGIDMRIAAGERRAVLGSNGAGKTTLFNAVTGDFLPTAGRIRFFGEDITDLPPHERIRRGLRRTYQISQLFKGLSVLDSIFLACRGVSRRRFSLLRPAADDVNMVQARSILEAVHLEAHRDALVATLSHGQQRQLEIALALAGAPRFILFDEPAAGLSPTERRDLIAILNALPKHIGFIIIEHDLDVALRVADYVSMMHNGHLFKEGTPQEIEADPEVQQIYLGGKHG
- a CDS encoding ABC transporter substrate-binding protein; this encodes MHRRTLLALALFTGLTAPSMALAADDTIKIGLLATFEGPFTVLGEDGERGAMTAVAETNGTVAGKKIEIVKGSSDASPDSAVRAARKLVEQDGVKVLVGPLSGDEGLAVKDYAKTKPDVTFINGTSAAQDTTLRNPAENFFRFSTDGAQWMAGLGTYAFNDKGYKKVATVAEDYSFPYTQVFGFMAEFCKAGGHVPSKSWVPIGNKDFSSVIAAIPEDVDAIYVALGGADAVNFLTQYQQAGGTAPLIGGSITVDQTVLTSKGKLRDVLKGTPSAGPTADTNDAPAWKSFVAAYAKQPGAFPSPSLFAHGYYVNMKATLLALDQVGGDVSDGGKKLREALSKLSFDTPTGKVSLDKNRNAIADIFLTEVTEGSDGNLLNKLVKVVPQVNQTLGIPEDEFMKLGAVNRDNPSCP